AGGTCCTGAACCAGGTTATTGAATACGATCGTATTTGTTCCTATCCGCCCCGACTTGAGCAGTTCCTCAAACTCGCTCCGTGGCGCAGAAAGCACTTTTTCGCGGTCACGATACGCAAAATTGAAACGGTCGAACAGGTTAATGCCGAATTCCCGCTCTATGCCCTTCATAAAATTCACCGACTTATCAATGGAGCAACCGCTTGCCCCTGCCTGGCTTTCATCAACAATAAGGATTAGGAACCGCTTGTACCGCACCTCGGCCTTAGCTTTCAGTTGGTGGTTGTGAGCGGTCCACTCAGCGGCAAATTTATTTAGCCGGCTAAGTAACCCTAAAACCTGTTCGTCCGTTAATTCTTTGTCGGATTGGTACACCCAAACCCGGGAGTGTTCAGAAAATTGCATTTACAAAAATACTCAATTTATTAATTTAGGATAGGTGATCGTTGTCATGTTTAAATCACTTCTTTCAAAGGCTCCGAAATTTGTGATACTACTCGCCATTATACCTGTTTTGGCCTTCAAATATCATGGAAAGCCCAAAATGGATGAACAGGAATGGCTGCAATGGAGCAACAAATGCCTCCACGAATGCTACGACCCTTCCGGCGAAGCTAAATTGAAGAATTGGGAACTTACCATCTCGTCCGAACATTTTCTGCGCCTTCGGAAAACTTTTCAACATGGCAAGCAGGAATATTTTTCGCTGCATTTGCATCTGTTTAACGACCTGGATTATTTCGGCGACATCAGCCACGGCACCCTGGAGCTAAAGGCCGACAAGGACGATATCATCGTCCAAACGTACGACGACCCCAAAGGCAATGTCGATTCAATGGCTACCGCATTGGACCTTCCGGTTAAGAATATGGAACCCGAAAGGCTAGATAGTTTGCGAAGTGCGTTGTTATTTTTTAAGACAGGCGGGTTATAAAAAGCGCCAGCTTGCGCGATTCTTTCTCCCCGGGGAAGGGCAGGAAGGGGTTAGCCCGTGTACGTCGGGCATTACAACCCGTTCACCCTCACTGTAATCTCCGCAACATCCAGCACCTGTATCTCTT
Above is a window of Mucilaginibacter ginsenosidivorans DNA encoding:
- a CDS encoding ABC transporter ATPase → MQFSEHSRVWVYQSDKELTDEQVLGLLSRLNKFAAEWTAHNHQLKAKAEVRYKRFLILIVDESQAGASGCSIDKSVNFMKGIEREFGINLFDRFNFAYRDREKVLSAPRSEFEELLKSGRIGTNTIVFNNLVQDLLQLETKWEVPFKESWHPALFGDLVAN